In Trueperella pecoris, the DNA window CGTGGAAGTGGATATCGCCCTTGATGTGGGCGTTGGCCACCGGGCGTGGAAGCATCTGCGCCAGCGCGTAGGCCTTGGCGACCGAGCCGGCCGTGAGGTCGCGCTGGGTGTTGAAAACGGTGGCGTCCTTGTTGGCGTTCTCGTTGACCACCGACTTGTCACGCTTGAGGAGCTTGCCCACCGAGTGCTGGATGTCCATCGTCTGCTTACGCTCGACGTCGCGGTCGTGGCGGTACTCGATGTAGGCGCGGGCGACCTCCGGGTAGCGCGAGGCCATGAGGTAGTCCTCCACTGCTGACTGAATCGTCGGGATGTCCAGATCGCGCTCGGGCAGGGAGTCGATGACGGCGTTCGTTGCCGCCGAGACGAAGGCGTGGTCCTCGATGCCGCGGTCATTCATGGCCGCCTCGATCGCGCGATAGATCTTTGAAGGATCGAATCGCACTGCTCGGCCGTCACGCTTGAACACGGTGATCTTGGTGGCGATCTCATCAAGGAGCGACATAGCAATACCTTCTCTTCAGCTATCTAGCGCCCTTTTCGGCTTTCTGGAGTTCACCCAAAAAACACAATATGTGGCGCCCTGGAAAAAAGCGAACACTAGATATAGTAGTCACTTTCGCCCCACACACAAGCGTCAGCACCGAGTGTCTTCTTAGAGAATTCTGATCCGGTAGACCATCACATGAGCCTGGCCGGGCGCGAGCTCGATCGCCTCACCCAGGGTGTTGGCGCCCTCGATGCAGAGCATGTCACGCCATTCGTCGTCGCCGAAGTCGGCCATGTCAGCGGTGCCGCCCTCCCACGGGTTCCACACCACGATGTTTGCCGAATTCTCGCAGGTGATCTCCAAGCTTCGCCCGCCGGCGGCGCCGTGCAGCACCACCGTTCCACCACGCCCATAGACCCTGTCGGTATATCTGGTGAAGACGATGTCGCCCACCTGCTTCTTCACCGTTTTACCATCCGCGTGGTCTACGTAAGTCGCACCATCAAGTCCTTCGATGCGCGCCTTCTGCACATTATCCACCGCGAGGTAGGTATGAAGGGCTTCCTCGAATGACGCCGTCTGTTCGCTTTCATTCCTCACACACAAACGCATCTCAAGCTCGGGGCCAAACGTTACATCGTAACGTACTGAGAGTCCACGGGCGGACCCTTCAAAAGCGCCAACAGGCAGCGTGTATGTAACAGTGACAGAACCATCACGTTCTTCTTCGCCCACGAAAGTCCACAACATCGTCCGAGCGATTCCGTGCTTGGGCCGCGCCTGGCCCGAGCGGCCCGCACCAAACCACGGCAGACACACCGGGACGCCCCCACGAATCCCCACGCCCGCCTCGAAGCGCGCCTGGCGCGAGAGCCACAGGGCGTCCTGTCCGCCCGCAACCCACGAGGCGACCTGCGCCCCCTGATCAAACATGACGCCGACGACGGAAGCGTCAGCCGTGGTGAACGTGCGCTGGTGGAGAGGGCGAAGAGCAGGCATAAGACATCCTTTGATCGAGTTCACAGCAAGGATACTCCTCGCGGCGGTTCCCGGTCAGCCGCGGGGACCGCCTTCGCTAGGCTGGGATAGCACACCGTTAGACAGGAGTTTTTGTGTCCTTTGAGCTCACGTTGATCACCGCGCAAGAATTGCGGGCCGCTGCAGCAGGCGTCAAAGTGCTGCCCATCGAACAATCAGACGCCTGGGATACATTTGAGCAACGTTGCGGGCGAAGCACCTTCGGCCGCTACGCCTTCTCGCGTGATGGAAAGACGCTCGCGCTGATCTCGCTGGCCGAACACGAGATTCGCGGGGTGAATTTCCTATGGGCGAAGAAGGGCCCGGTATGGTTACGCTCGCAGTCCCCCGCCAACGAGGCCGCCATGCGAGCGGCCCTGAAGGCTGCGGTGCGCCAGCATAATCGGGGCGCGCGCACGCGTGATCGAATCGCCTTCATTCGCCTGCACGCAAAATACTCCGCCCCCGACCTTCACGGCCTACTCAATACCATCACCTACGACCACACGGTCATCATCAACACCTGCGGCGGGAACGAGGCCGACATCCTCGCCGCGATGCCGAAGGACGGCCGGCGCGCCGTGCGTCGTGCCATGGACCGCATGAAGAAAGCCGGGGCGAAACCGGTAGACCTGACCGGAATCTCCCGCGCGGACTTCGTCCCCGTCTACGAGGTGCTTCGCGAAACCGCCGAGCGCAACGGCTTTTCCATCCACCCGATGGAGGTGTATTGGAACATGCTCGACGCGCTCGGACCCGAGCATGCGCGCCTGTTCGCGGTCGAACACGCGGGCGCGATCGTGGCCTGGGTGTTGGTCCTCGTCAACGACGGCCACGCCTGCCAGTACTACGGCGCACACTCCCACGCCGCGCGCGAAGTCCTCGCCTCCCAGTACCTCGACTTTTGGAGTGCCAAGGTCATGGGCGAGGAGGGCGTGGCCAGCCTCGACCTCATGGGCGTCGATTCCATGCGCTTCCCCGACCTCTACGAGCTCGGCATCAATAAGCGCCGCTACGCTGAGCGGGACGTGGAAGTCGACGGCGCGTGGGACCTGCCCGTCATTCCCGTGCTCTACAACGCGCTGGCGATCGCCAAACGTGGCAAGACTGTGGCCACGAGCGGCAAGGCCCTCGCCCAGGACGGCCTGGCCCTCGCCAGGCGCGGGGCGGCCCGGGCCAGGGACATCGGACGCCGCCCGGCGGCGTCGCGCTGAACGTTCACCCGCTAGACAGCGCCCTTGGCGGTGAGGTAGGTCAGCACGGCACGCACGCGGCGATTGTCTTCGCCCGGCGGCAGGCCGAGCTTGGTAAAAACATTGGCCACATGCTTAGAGACGGACGCGCCGGAAAGATAAAGCTCCTCGGCGATCTCCGCGTTCGACTTTCCCTGCGCCATCAGCTCGAGCACCTCCGACTCGCGCGGCGTGAGCGCATCCAGCGCGCTACCCTTCCCGCGCACGAGCCCCGCGGCCACCTCTGGGTCAACGACGACGCCGCCGCCCGCGACGATCGCCAGCGATTGCACAAAATCGGCCACGCGCGATACTCGCTCCTTGAGAAGGTAACCCAGGCCGCCGCGGTCGGCGCTCGGGGTCGCCGTCGAGCTGAAGAGGGCCGAGGCGTAGGCGGGCGCCACGTACTGGCTCAGGACCATGACGGACAGGCCGGGGAATTCGCCGCGCAGCTCAGCGGCCACGCGCAGCCCGTCGTCGGTCATCGTGGGCGGCATGCGCACGTCGGTCACCAGCACGTCAATCGCATCATCGGCCATCAGCTCGCGCACGGCGCTCATGGTGGAAGGCGCGTCGGAAGTTTGGCCCACCACCTCGTGGCCCACGCGTTCGAGAATGCCGGCCAGGCCCTCGCGCACCAGCGTGGCGTCGTCGGCTAGGAAAATCTTCATCCGTGCCCCTTTGCGATCGCTGTTTCGCCCCTGCGCAAAAGGAGCGGAATTGTTCCGACGACGGCGGTCGGGCCGCCTACCGGCGAGTTGACCGTAAGGTTGCCGCCAAATGCAGCGAGCCGCTCGCGCAAGCCCGCAAGTCCGCGGCCCGGCTTGATCTCGGCCCCGCCCGGGCCGTCATCCACCACCGACACCTTCAGGTCAGTATCCGCCGCGAGCAGGAGGGTCACGCGCGAACCGGGGGCATACTTGGCCACGTTGGTCAGCGCCTCGGAGGCCATGAAGTAGGCGGCCGCCATCACACCCTCCGGCATGTCAGGCAGCGGGTGGGGAACGATAACTCGCACCGGGGTCGCACAACGCTCTGCCGCGCTACGCACAGCCCGCTCCAAGCCAAGGTCGGAGAGCACCTTGGGGTGGATCTCGTTGACCGTCTCGCGAAGCGCCTTGAGCGCCGCCTCGTTCATGGCCAGCGCCCGGGAAAGCACGCCGGGCAGGTCCGCGAGCGCCTCGGGTAGGCCCTCGGCGGCCGCCATGTCCACCAAGAATTGTGCCTCGCCGATCGCCATGCCGGAGGCGACGAGGTGCTGCTGAGCGCCATCGTGAAGGTTGCGCTCAATACGGCGTCGTTCAATTTCGAACGCCGAGACGATCTCGCGGCGCGAATCGGTCAGCTGGGCGATTTCGCGGGCGATGTTCTTCCTGAACCTCAACATGTCTCCAGCTTATCGGCTCGCCCAGCGGGCCCGACAGGTAGACCTAGCTCTACCCTAAAATCGGAAGTTGGCACCATGTTGCTCCGTGGCGAGAACCGATTGAATAGAAGCATGAACGAAAGCACACTGTACGCAACACAATTAATGAAGACCTACGGTTCTGTCCATGCGCTGGCCGGGGTAGACGTTCGCATCGACGCCGGCGAGCTAGTGGCGATCATGGGCCCCTCAGGCTCGGGCAAGTCCACGCTCTTGCACGTCCTGTCCGGCATCCTCGTCCCCGATTCGGGGCAGGTCAACCTCGGGCAGGTCACCGTCACCTCGTTGAACGACGCCGCCCGCTCGCGCCTACGGCGCGAGCGCTTCGGTTTCGTCTTTCAAGATGGCCAGCTCATCCCTGAACTGACTGCGCGCGAAAACGTTGCATTGCCGCTGTTTGCCGCGGGCTCCCGCCGTGGAATTGCCCTGCGCAAAGCCGACGAGTGGCTTTACCGCCTCGGGGTGGGCGATCAGGCCAAGAAGCGTCCGGGCGAAATGTCCGGCGGCCAGGCCCAGCGCGTGGCGATCGCACGGTCCATGGTGGCCAACCCCGCCATCATTTTCGCTGACGAACCGACCGGCGCCCTCGACCAGGCCACCGGCCACGAGGTCATGCAACTCCTGTCGACGACGGCCCGGATGAATGGCACGACGCTCGTCGTCGTCACCCATGACCTCAAGGTCGCCTCGTGGTGCGACCGCCTCGTGGAAATCCGCGACGGCCTGATCCACACCGACAGGCCGATGGCGCAGGTGTCGGGCGCGGAGGCAACGGGCGCGGAGGTGGCTTCATGAACACGCTTCAGATGGCGAGTCAGCTCGCCGTGTCGCGCATCCGTAACGCGCGCGGGCATGCCCTTCTGGACACGCTCGCAGTGGTCGCCTTTTCCGTGTCGTCGTGGCTACTGCTCACGACGATGGGCGGGGTGTGGATGTTCTATGGGCGCAAGAGCAAACTCAGCGACATGCTGTACGAGGCCTATTCCATTCCTCGCATTGATACTCAAGCTCTCGGTGGAATATATATGTCGCTAGCCTTGCTTGCGCTCGCGTTACTCATCATTCCCCTTCTTTCACTCGGCTCCTCCGCCGCACGCCTGGGCGCGGGCGGGCGCGCCAAGCGCCTCGCCTCCCTGCGCCTGATTGGCCTGACCGCCGGGCAAATCAACATCATGACCCTCGTCGAGACGATGATTCAGGCCCTCGTCGGCTTCGTGATCGGGCTAGCCCTGTACCTGGTCAGCCTCGGCGGCTGGTCCCAGATCACCTTCACCACACTCAACATTCGCGTGGGCGAAATGATGCTCCCTTGGTGGGGATTCCTTATCGCCCTTGGGCTCATCATCCTGATCACGTTTGGCTCAACGCTCGTCGGCTTGCGCCGGGTCGCGATATCACCACTGGGCGTGGCTCGCCGCGAGAGCCCTCAAGCACTTAGGTATTGGCGCGTCATCGGCATCGTCGTCGTATTGCCGGCGCTCATCATCTCCATGAAGAACCTCAACGGACAGAGCACAGCGGGAAATGTCATCATCCCAAGCCTCTTCTTCATGATGTTCTTCCTCACCATATCCATCGCTGGCCCACTGTTCATTCAGATGGCCACACGCCCAGCTATTCGTACGTCTAGCTCCGCCAAGCTCCTGGGAGCGCGGCGAGTGCTTGACGATCCGCGTGCCGCTTGGCGAAACGTCTCTGCCATTTCGCTCATGGCGCTCATGGCCTCAGTGGTCGTCTTTGGGCTTTCGATTGCCCTCTCCGGGAACTCACCGGATCCGACAATTGCCAATCTCCGCCTCGTGCTCGTCTCCGACATCACGAAGGGCGTCACGATCGCACTCGCCTTCGCCCTGATCCTCGGCGCGACCTCCACGCTCATCCACCAGGCATCCGACGTCTTCGACCGCGCCGACGAGTCCCTCGCCCTGACCAAGATGGGCCTCCCGCGTGGCGTGCTCCTCAAGGCACGTCTGTGGCAGGTAATCCCGCCTCTCCTTCTCATGCTCGGCGTGACAATCGGCCTCGGCGCCATCCTTGGCCTGGCTGCCGGAAACACGCCAAATTCGCAGAATTACTCGATGCTCATGTGGGTTGTGGGGGTGGGCTTCACGTTGACCGTCGCGGCCGTCGTCGCCACGGTTCCCATCCAGTCGATGGTTCTCTCACGGAACTCGCGCAAGAACGACTAGGGAGCTACATCTTCGAGCGTCGCCTTTTCTTGCTTGTCCCCAGCCTCATGGCTAAACGACGTTTCTCAGCCCTAAGTTCCCCGATCGCAAGGCCAAGAAACGTCGTTTAGCCACAAGACATAAAATGCGCGTTTACCATGACAGTTGTCATGCCCAGATCCGGGCAAACGGCACTTCCGCTCCCGCCCCCACCGCAGCAGACTGGTGGCATGAACGCAATAGCAGCCCGCGGGCTCACGAAAAGATTCGGCCAGCTCAACGCTGTGGCTGGCATTGATCTCACGATCGGCGTCGGCGAGGTGGTCGCCCTCCTCGGGCCCAACGGAGCCGGGAAGACCACCGCGCTGGACATGATCCTCGGTCTGACCACCTTCGGACGGCCGGGCTACCTCCAGCGGGCGCTCCAAGCGGGTGCACGCGGGTTCGTCGTCAAAGAGACCCCCGCAGAGCAGCTGGCGGACGTTGTGCGGGCCGTTCATGCTGGTCAACGCGTTATTGATCCGGCGCTCGCCACCGAAGCCCTCTTCTCTGGGGCAAACCCGCTCACCGAGCGCGAACGGGAGATCCTGCGGCTGGCCCTCGACGGCGGCACGGTCGCCGATATCGCCGCACGGGTCTACCTATCGGAGGGGACCGTGCGCAACCACCTGTCGGCGGCGATTGGCAAGATGGGCGTGCGGACTCGCGCCGAGGCAGCACGCGCCGCCCGCGACCTTGGGTGGCTCTAGCCCGGTCGTGGGTTTCCCAGTCCGGGATTTTCCCCGATCATCAGCACCTTCCGACACTTGTCGGCACTGAAATCCCTGGTTATAGGGGCGGGAAACGTCGTTAAGTACTGACGATTAATATTGGCCGTAAATTTCGGTCTCAAGTACTAGCCTTAAGCATCGGCCATGCGGGCATACAGAACGCTGACAACCCAAGACCTAGCACGCGTGGCACAATGGTAGGCGATGACGACGAACGAAAACCCGGCCAAACACACCAAACGCACGCCCGGCACCAGGCGCACCAAGCGCACCCCGCGCGGCCCGCGACCCTTCACCCCCGCCGAACTCCAGGCCCGCCGCGACGCCGTACCCACCATCACCTACCCCGCCCAGCTGCCGGTATCGGCGCGCAAAGCTGACATCGCCGCGGCAATCGAGCACAACCAGGTCGTGATCCTCGCCGGCGAAACCGGCTCCGGAAAGACCACCCAGTTGCCCAAGATCTGCCTCGAACTTGGCCGCGGAATCACCGGCATGATCGGCCACACCCAGCCGCGCCGTATCGCCGCACGCTCGGTGGCGGACCGCATCTGCGAAGAACTCGGCGTGCAACTCGGAGACGCGATCGGCTACCAGGTTCGCTTCACCGAGCAGGTCTCACGCACCACCCTCGTCAAACTCATGACCGACGGCATCCTCCTTGCCGAAACCCAATCTGACCCCGAGCTACGCAAATACGACACGATCATCATCGACGAAGCTCACGAGCGCTCCCTCAACATCGACTTCCTCCTCGGCTACCTCGCCAACCTCCTCCCCCGCCGCCCCGACCTCAAAGTCATCATCACCTCCGCCACCATCGACTCCCAGCGCTTCGCCGAACACTTCGGGCGCCACATGTACGGCGGTTTCCCCGGCAACGAAGCCCCCATCATCGAGGTCTCCGGACGCACCTACCCCGTCGAGATCCGCTATCGCCCGCTCTACGACGCCGCACCCGCCGCAGACTTGGACCGGGCCGACGTTCGGGAAAAGCTCTCCCGCGAGGAGGCGCACGACCAGATCAGCGGTATCATTGACGCCGCCCACGAGCTCATGGCCGAGGGCCCTGGCGACATCCTCGTCTTCCTCTCCGGCGAAGGAGAAATCCGCGACACGGCGAAGGCGTTCGCCGAAGAACTCGGAAACCGGTACATCGAGCCCGGTGGCCAATCCTCCGTGCCCGGCGCGGTTGAGGTCCTGACACTGTTCGCGCGCCTCTCGGGCGCCGAGCAACGGCGCATCTTTCAGTCCCACCGCCACCGCCGCATTATCCTCGCCACGAACATCGCCGAAACTTCGCTCACCGTGCCAGGAATCCGGTACGTCATTGACCCGGGAACGGCCCGAATCTCGCGCTATTCCAACAAAACAAAGGTGCAGCGCCTCCCCATCGAGCCGATCTCGCAGGCCTCGGCCAACCAGCGCTCCGGCCGTTCGGGCCGTGTCCAGGACGGTATCGCCATCCGCCTATACTCCGAAGAAGACTTCACTGCCCGCCCCGAGTTCACCGAGCCAGAGATTCAACGAACCTCGCTCGCCTCCGTCATCTTGCAGATGGCATCCATGAACCTGGGCTCAGTTGAAGAATTTCCCTTCATCGATCCGCCGGACATGCGGGCCGTGCGCGCAGGCATCCAGCTCCTCGAGGAGATCGGCGCCCTCGCCCCCATGTCGGCAACTGCCAAAGGCACGGCCATCGGCTCTGGCACCCACCTACTCACCGACGTCGGCCGCACGCTCTCCCGCCTGCCCATCGACCCCCGCCTCGGGCGTATGCTGCTGTCCGCCTCCGAGCAGGGCTGCGCAGGCGAGGTCCTCGTGCTGGTCGCTGCCATGTCCGTCCAAGACGTCCGCGAGCGCCCCGCCGAGTTCAAGGCGCAGGCAGACCAGCTACACGCTCGCTTTACCGACCGAACCTCCGACTTCCTTGCCTATCTCAACCTGTGGCGTTACCTGCGCACGCAGCAACGCGAGCTGTCTGGCTCGGCCTTCCGGCGCACGTGCCGGGCCGAATACCTTAACTGGTTGCGCTTCCGCGAGTGGCAAGACGTCGTCGTACAACTTCGCGAGATGGCGCGCCCGCTGGGCATGGACATCACTCCCATCACGCTCCCCACCCGCGCCGCGCTCGCCCGGGCGGCCGCGGAGGACAAGGACAACTCGCACAACCAAGATGTGGCGCGGGCCGTCAAGGAGCTCAGCCAATCAGCCGACACCCCGGCGGCCGACCAGATCCACCGCTCCATGCTCGTCGGGCTCCTGTCCAACCTCGGCTCATGGGACGAGCGGACGAAGGACTATCTAGGGGCGCGCGGCACCCGATTCGTCATATGGCCAGGCTCGGGCCTACACCGGCGTAACCCGAGTTGGGTGATGGCCGCCGAGCTCGTGGAAACCTCCCGGCTCTTCGCCCGCACGGCCGCCCAAATTAAGCCCGAATGGGTGGAGGAGGTGGGCGGCCACCTGGTGCGCAAGCAACACTCCGAACCGTTCTGGTCCGCCCGCGAGGGAGCCGCCATGGCTCATGAGAAGGTCACGCTCTACGGGCTGACCGTCATCGCCGACCGCAAAGTTCTCCTATCCAAGGTGGGCACGCCCGCCGCTCGCGAGCTAGCCCGCGAGCTCTTCATTCGCCACGGCCTGGTGGAAAACCAGTGGCGCGCTCACCACGCCTTCATCAAACACAATGCGAAGACAATCGAGGAGGCTCAGGAGGTCGAGCAGCGTCTGCGCCAGGTCGGCCTGGTGGCCGATGAGGCCGCCCGTTTCACATTCTTCGACGAACGTATCCCGGCGAACATCGTCTCCGGGCGCCACTTCGATTCGTGGTGGAAGCGGGAGCGTCACAAGAATCCCGAGCTGTTGAACTTCACCCGCGAGTTCCTTCTCGGTCAGACCTCTGCCTCCGATACCGACTTCCCCGACGAGTGGGTTCAGGGCGACATCACTTTGCCGATCACCTACCATTACTCGCCCGGCAAGCACGCCGACGGCCTCGCCATCGACGTCCCCGTCACGCTCCTGCCCCAGCTTACCGACGAGGGCTTCGACTGGCTCGTTCCTGGCATGCTCCCCGAGCTCGTCGTCGCCACGATCCGCGCCTTACCCAAGGTTGTGCGACGCAACCTTGTTCCCGCCCCCGACGTCGCGCGCGATATCCTCGCCCGCCTGCCCGAGTGGGAATCGGTCGCACACGGGCAGCCAGGGGCGCCCAGCTTCCGCCAGGCATTCAACGACGCCGTTCGTGCACTTCGCGGCGTGGAGGTCACGGCCGATCAGTGGGCGGCAACCGACCTCCCCTCCCATCTTGAGATCACGTTCCGGGTGCGTTCGGAGCGCGGCGCCGTCCTGGACGAGGGCACCTCGATCACGGAGCTCCAACGTAAACTCGCCCCGCAGACGCGCTCAGCGGTCGAGTCAGTGGTCAAGGGCGCGGTGGCTCAGGCCCTCGAGGAGGCGCGCGCCCAGCTACTCGCGCAGGAGCGGCCCGCCTCGCCACAACCAGTGGGCTGCGCTCCGCAGCAGCGGCCTGCTCCCGAGCAGGAGCCGGCCGCCCTCCCCGGCGTCGAGGACAATCTCCACACGTGGCCCGAGTCCACCGAGGAGCTCCCACCGATGGTAGAAACCATGGGTCCGCGGGGCATGACCGTGCGCGGCTACCCGGCCTTCGTCGAGGTTCGTTCGCCCGCCGGGCCCGGAGTCGGCGTCGGCCTGCGCATCCTCGCCGAGCCGGCCGAACAAGTGCGCGACCACCGCCTCGGCGTCGTCCGACTACTCAGCCTCGATCTTGCCCTGCCCGAATCCCGCATCACCTCGCGTTGGACGGGGGAGGAGTCGCTGACGATGGCGGCGGCGCCCTACCCGAACACGGGGGCCGTCGTCGCCGACCTGCAACTGGCCGCGGCGCGCAACATCGCCGACCGCTGGGCCGCGGCGAACGACAAGCCGCTTGGGCGCCTGCGCACCCGCGCCGACTACCTCCTCCTGCGCAACCACGCCCGCGACCTGCTCGAGGACGAGGTCTACCAGCTAGTGAAGGTGGCCGTCCGCGTCCTTCGCGCATACGGCGACGCCGACGCCAAGGTTCGCGCCAACAGCTCGCTCGCCCTCATCAACACCGTCACTGACGTGCGCGAACAGATCTCCGGCCTCGTCTACGACGGTTTCCTCTCCGCCACGCCCGCCGACCGGCTCACCCACCTCGTGCGCTACCTGCAAGCAGCGGCCATGCGCATCGACAAGGCGGCCACGAATCCTGCGGCCGACGACGCCGCCGCCTGGCAGGTCCACGACGTCGAGGACGCACTCGCCGATGAACGCCAGGCCTTCGCGGCCCAGTCCTACAACGCGCAACGCGCCGCCACGCTCACACAGGCGCGCTGGATGGTCGAAGAACTACGGGTGTCCTTGTTCGCTCAGCAACTCGGAACGGCAGGCAAGGTCTCCCCGCAACGCATCCGCAAGCTCCTATTCGCGTCTCGCTAAAACTTCGGTCCGTCGCTCAGAAGATTCTTCATATCTAGCCACACCGCCTGGTCCGACCACATGCCTTTGCTTGCGATACCTAGTTGCTCCGGTTTCACTCCACGTTCAAAGGGCAAGACCATCACGAACTGGTGGGCTTCGTAGGAATTGAGTGGTTTAGGTGAGGAGTAGCTAAAATAGGTCAACGGCTTTCCGCCCACCTTGGCCACCTC includes these proteins:
- a CDS encoding D-hexose-6-phosphate mutarotase, with amino-acid sequence MPALRPLHQRTFTTADASVVGVMFDQGAQVASWVAGGQDALWLSRQARFEAGVGIRGGVPVCLPWFGAGRSGQARPKHGIARTMLWTFVGEEERDGSVTVTYTLPVGAFEGSARGLSVRYDVTFGPELEMRLCVRNESEQTASFEEALHTYLAVDNVQKARIEGLDGATYVDHADGKTVKKQVGDIVFTRYTDRVYGRGGTVVLHGAAGGRSLEITCENSANIVVWNPWEGGTADMADFGDDEWRDMLCIEGANTLGEAIELAPGQAHVMVYRIRIL
- a CDS encoding lipid II:glycine glycyltransferase FemX, with the translated sequence MSFELTLITAQELRAAAAGVKVLPIEQSDAWDTFEQRCGRSTFGRYAFSRDGKTLALISLAEHEIRGVNFLWAKKGPVWLRSQSPANEAAMRAALKAAVRQHNRGARTRDRIAFIRLHAKYSAPDLHGLLNTITYDHTVIINTCGGNEADILAAMPKDGRRAVRRAMDRMKKAGAKPVDLTGISRADFVPVYEVLRETAERNGFSIHPMEVYWNMLDALGPEHARLFAVEHAGAIVAWVLVLVNDGHACQYYGAHSHAAREVLASQYLDFWSAKVMGEEGVASLDLMGVDSMRFPDLYELGINKRRYAERDVEVDGAWDLPVIPVLYNALAIAKRGKTVATSGKALAQDGLALARRGAARARDIGRRPAASR
- a CDS encoding response regulator transcription factor; its protein translation is MKIFLADDATLVREGLAGILERVGHEVVGQTSDAPSTMSAVRELMADDAIDVLVTDVRMPPTMTDDGLRVAAELRGEFPGLSVMVLSQYVAPAYASALFSSTATPSADRGGLGYLLKERVSRVADFVQSLAIVAGGGVVVDPEVAAGLVRGKGSALDALTPRESEVLELMAQGKSNAEIAEELYLSGASVSKHVANVFTKLGLPPGEDNRRVRAVLTYLTAKGAV
- a CDS encoding sensor histidine kinase, with the translated sequence MLRFRKNIAREIAQLTDSRREIVSAFEIERRRIERNLHDGAQQHLVASGMAIGEAQFLVDMAAAEGLPEALADLPGVLSRALAMNEAALKALRETVNEIHPKVLSDLGLERAVRSAAERCATPVRVIVPHPLPDMPEGVMAAAYFMASEALTNVAKYAPGSRVTLLLAADTDLKVSVVDDGPGGAEIKPGRGLAGLRERLAAFGGNLTVNSPVGGPTAVVGTIPLLLRRGETAIAKGHG
- a CDS encoding ABC transporter ATP-binding protein — translated: MNESTLYATQLMKTYGSVHALAGVDVRIDAGELVAIMGPSGSGKSTLLHVLSGILVPDSGQVNLGQVTVTSLNDAARSRLRRERFGFVFQDGQLIPELTARENVALPLFAAGSRRGIALRKADEWLYRLGVGDQAKKRPGEMSGGQAQRVAIARSMVANPAIIFADEPTGALDQATGHEVMQLLSTTARMNGTTLVVVTHDLKVASWCDRLVEIRDGLIHTDRPMAQVSGAEATGAEVAS
- a CDS encoding FtsX-like permease family protein, encoding MNTLQMASQLAVSRIRNARGHALLDTLAVVAFSVSSWLLLTTMGGVWMFYGRKSKLSDMLYEAYSIPRIDTQALGGIYMSLALLALALLIIPLLSLGSSAARLGAGGRAKRLASLRLIGLTAGQINIMTLVETMIQALVGFVIGLALYLVSLGGWSQITFTTLNIRVGEMMLPWWGFLIALGLIILITFGSTLVGLRRVAISPLGVARRESPQALRYWRVIGIVVVLPALIISMKNLNGQSTAGNVIIPSLFFMMFFLTISIAGPLFIQMATRPAIRTSSSAKLLGARRVLDDPRAAWRNVSAISLMALMASVVVFGLSIALSGNSPDPTIANLRLVLVSDITKGVTIALAFALILGATSTLIHQASDVFDRADESLALTKMGLPRGVLLKARLWQVIPPLLLMLGVTIGLGAILGLAAGNTPNSQNYSMLMWVVGVGFTLTVAAVVATVPIQSMVLSRNSRKND
- a CDS encoding LuxR C-terminal-related transcriptional regulator — protein: MNAIAARGLTKRFGQLNAVAGIDLTIGVGEVVALLGPNGAGKTTALDMILGLTTFGRPGYLQRALQAGARGFVVKETPAEQLADVVRAVHAGQRVIDPALATEALFSGANPLTEREREILRLALDGGTVADIAARVYLSEGTVRNHLSAAIGKMGVRTRAEAARAARDLGWL
- the hrpA gene encoding ATP-dependent RNA helicase HrpA; the protein is MTTNENPAKHTKRTPGTRRTKRTPRGPRPFTPAELQARRDAVPTITYPAQLPVSARKADIAAAIEHNQVVILAGETGSGKTTQLPKICLELGRGITGMIGHTQPRRIAARSVADRICEELGVQLGDAIGYQVRFTEQVSRTTLVKLMTDGILLAETQSDPELRKYDTIIIDEAHERSLNIDFLLGYLANLLPRRPDLKVIITSATIDSQRFAEHFGRHMYGGFPGNEAPIIEVSGRTYPVEIRYRPLYDAAPAADLDRADVREKLSREEAHDQISGIIDAAHELMAEGPGDILVFLSGEGEIRDTAKAFAEELGNRYIEPGGQSSVPGAVEVLTLFARLSGAEQRRIFQSHRHRRIILATNIAETSLTVPGIRYVIDPGTARISRYSNKTKVQRLPIEPISQASANQRSGRSGRVQDGIAIRLYSEEDFTARPEFTEPEIQRTSLASVILQMASMNLGSVEEFPFIDPPDMRAVRAGIQLLEEIGALAPMSATAKGTAIGSGTHLLTDVGRTLSRLPIDPRLGRMLLSASEQGCAGEVLVLVAAMSVQDVRERPAEFKAQADQLHARFTDRTSDFLAYLNLWRYLRTQQRELSGSAFRRTCRAEYLNWLRFREWQDVVVQLREMARPLGMDITPITLPTRAALARAAAEDKDNSHNQDVARAVKELSQSADTPAADQIHRSMLVGLLSNLGSWDERTKDYLGARGTRFVIWPGSGLHRRNPSWVMAAELVETSRLFARTAAQIKPEWVEEVGGHLVRKQHSEPFWSAREGAAMAHEKVTLYGLTVIADRKVLLSKVGTPAARELARELFIRHGLVENQWRAHHAFIKHNAKTIEEAQEVEQRLRQVGLVADEAARFTFFDERIPANIVSGRHFDSWWKRERHKNPELLNFTREFLLGQTSASDTDFPDEWVQGDITLPITYHYSPGKHADGLAIDVPVTLLPQLTDEGFDWLVPGMLPELVVATIRALPKVVRRNLVPAPDVARDILARLPEWESVAHGQPGAPSFRQAFNDAVRALRGVEVTADQWAATDLPSHLEITFRVRSERGAVLDEGTSITELQRKLAPQTRSAVESVVKGAVAQALEEARAQLLAQERPASPQPVGCAPQQRPAPEQEPAALPGVEDNLHTWPESTEELPPMVETMGPRGMTVRGYPAFVEVRSPAGPGVGVGLRILAEPAEQVRDHRLGVVRLLSLDLALPESRITSRWTGEESLTMAAAPYPNTGAVVADLQLAAARNIADRWAAANDKPLGRLRTRADYLLLRNHARDLLEDEVYQLVKVAVRVLRAYGDADAKVRANSSLALINTVTDVREQISGLVYDGFLSATPADRLTHLVRYLQAAAMRIDKAATNPAADDAAAWQVHDVEDALADERQAFAAQSYNAQRAATLTQARWMVEELRVSLFAQQLGTAGKVSPQRIRKLLFASR